Proteins co-encoded in one Bacillus sp. FSL H8-0547 genomic window:
- a CDS encoding DUF3941 domain-containing protein, producing the protein MPHTSDNDKKAKDNNAKQHEKNMMREKSRQKGEQQFSKKTDHL; encoded by the coding sequence ATGCCCCATACAAGCGATAACGACAAAAAAGCAAAAGACAACAATGCCAAGCAGCATGAAAAAAACATGATGCGCGAAAAAAGCCGCCAAAAAGGCGAACAACAATTTTCTAAGAAAACAGATCACTTGTAA
- a CDS encoding DUF3813 domain-containing protein translates to MGNQLFQAARKAVEKAGEVLTGKIGHDHGHEHRSEENQYSSQHGAQHNGSHSYGANHNEHQSYSSQHGGQQGGAQQHGGESVDADSKAKAENALMSAFANASPAEQKQLSELQDELKNM, encoded by the coding sequence ATGGGTAACCAACTATTTCAGGCAGCACGCAAAGCAGTCGAAAAAGCTGGAGAAGTTTTAACCGGCAAAATCGGTCATGACCATGGTCATGAACACCGTTCTGAAGAAAATCAGTACAGCTCGCAGCATGGAGCACAGCATAACGGGTCCCATAGCTACGGGGCAAATCACAATGAACATCAAAGCTACAGCTCTCAGCATGGCGGACAGCAAGGCGGGGCTCAGCAGCATGGCGGCGAAAGCGTAGACGCAGATTCTAAAGCGAAAGCCGAAAATGCTCTTATGTCCGCATTTGCCAACGCTTCACCCGCAGAGCAAAAGCAGCTCAGCGAACTTCAGGATGAACTGAAGAACATGTAG
- a CDS encoding YitT family protein: MVYEEVKKGIIVIFGALLNAVGLNLFMIPADVYASGFTGVAQLLSSVLIEYTPLNISTGVLLLLLNIPVAILGWQKVGKSFTLYSVLSVAATTFFLSIVPLYPLSEDILLNAVFGGVIVAIGVGITLKYGASTGGLDIVAMILSRMKDKPVGTYFFILNGIIIFTAGLLYGWEKALYTLVTLYASTRVIDAIHTRHEKLTAMIITKKADDLKKAIHAKMVRGITMVPAKGAFTNEQKDMLMIVITRYELYDLEKIIKEVDPKAFTNILQTTGIFGFFRKE, translated from the coding sequence ATGGTTTATGAAGAAGTCAAAAAAGGAATAATTGTGATTTTCGGCGCGCTGCTGAACGCTGTGGGACTGAACCTGTTTATGATTCCGGCGGATGTATATGCCAGCGGATTTACAGGGGTTGCCCAGCTTTTATCAAGCGTTTTGATTGAATATACGCCCCTTAACATATCGACCGGGGTTCTGCTGCTCCTGCTGAATATCCCTGTAGCGATTTTAGGCTGGCAGAAGGTAGGGAAATCATTTACGCTCTACAGTGTGCTGAGCGTCGCAGCGACAACCTTCTTTCTGTCGATTGTTCCGCTCTATCCACTGTCTGAAGATATCCTGCTGAATGCAGTATTCGGAGGCGTGATCGTAGCAATCGGAGTCGGAATTACGCTTAAGTACGGGGCATCAACCGGAGGACTTGATATTGTTGCCATGATTCTCTCACGCATGAAAGATAAGCCCGTGGGAACGTATTTCTTCATTTTGAACGGAATCATCATCTTTACAGCCGGTCTGCTTTACGGATGGGAAAAAGCACTCTATACGCTTGTCACTCTCTACGCATCAACGAGGGTCATTGATGCAATCCATACCCGTCATGAAAAACTGACAGCCATGATTATCACGAAAAAAGCCGATGACCTGAAAAAGGCAATTCATGCTAAAATGGTAAGAGGCATCACGATGGTTCCTGCAAAAGGGGCCTTTACTAACGAACAAAAGGACATGCTGATGATCGTGATCACGCGCTATGAACTTTATGATTTAGAAAAAATCATTAAGGAAGTGGATCCAAAGGCATTCACAAACATTCTTCAGACAACAGGCATCTTTGGATTCTTCCGCAAAGAATAG
- a CDS encoding DegV family protein, which translates to MTVHILADSASDLPLEFYEKNGVTLLPLGVHIDEHDYRDLLTITPKEVYDAMREGKVAKTTQISPLDVKEIFTSLAQKKVPALYVAFSSELSGTYQTAVMIGNEVKEEYPDFELAIIDSKCASLGLGLAVKYAAELAGKGKTLHEIAESVKDFCVHTEHIFTVDNLDYLARGGRISKTSAFVGGLLNIKPLLHVEDGKLIPIEKIRGRKKVFRRVIELMKERGTDLSNQTIAISHGDDLDSANEIKSMIQAEFQPKEIYINTVGCSVGAHSGPGTIAIFFLNKQIS; encoded by the coding sequence ATGACGGTTCACATCCTCGCAGACAGCGCAAGCGATCTGCCGCTTGAGTTTTACGAAAAGAACGGTGTCACGCTGCTTCCGCTCGGCGTACATATTGATGAGCATGACTACCGTGACCTTCTGACCATTACACCGAAGGAAGTATACGATGCAATGAGAGAAGGGAAAGTTGCGAAAACAACGCAAATTTCTCCTTTAGATGTCAAAGAGATCTTTACCTCTCTCGCCCAAAAGAAAGTGCCTGCTCTGTATGTAGCATTTTCTTCAGAGCTTTCAGGGACATACCAGACTGCAGTCATGATCGGCAATGAGGTAAAAGAAGAATATCCTGATTTTGAGCTTGCCATTATCGATTCAAAATGTGCTTCACTTGGCCTTGGCCTTGCTGTTAAATATGCAGCTGAACTCGCCGGTAAAGGAAAAACTCTACACGAAATCGCAGAGTCTGTAAAGGACTTCTGCGTGCATACAGAACACATTTTCACAGTCGACAATCTCGACTATCTCGCAAGAGGCGGCCGCATCAGCAAAACCTCTGCATTTGTCGGCGGTCTGCTGAACATAAAGCCTCTTCTCCATGTTGAGGACGGAAAACTTATTCCTATAGAGAAAATCAGAGGGAGAAAAAAAGTATTCCGCCGTGTCATTGAACTTATGAAAGAACGCGGCACTGACTTAAGCAATCAGACAATCGCCATCAGCCATGGCGACGACCTTGATTCCGCTAATGAAATCAAGTCCATGATTCAAGCTGAATTTCAGCCGAAAGAAATTTACATCAACACGGTCGGCTGTTCCGTTGGAGCACACTCAGGCCCAGGCACAATCGCCATCTTTTTCTTAAACAAACAGATCTCATAA
- a CDS encoding BsuPI-related putative proteinase inhibitor → MKKLLFIMGFLILAGCGQSAEQPQEKEQAEEVSGDMEEKDVELSVETKEESGVVQITMTVKNNSDEEKNFEFSSGQKYEIIITDPNGAEVYKYSKGKMFTQALQYVTIPPGESKTYEETWDMKSAGSLQAGDYTVTAQFAGKAEGAKPLQEVKTFTVSE, encoded by the coding sequence ATGAAAAAACTTTTGTTCATTATGGGGTTTTTAATTCTTGCAGGCTGCGGCCAAAGTGCTGAACAGCCGCAAGAGAAAGAACAAGCGGAAGAGGTGTCGGGTGATATGGAAGAAAAAGATGTCGAGCTTTCAGTTGAAACGAAAGAAGAATCAGGTGTTGTCCAAATCACCATGACGGTTAAAAACAACTCAGATGAAGAAAAAAACTTTGAATTTTCGTCCGGACAAAAGTACGAAATCATTATTACCGATCCGAACGGGGCAGAAGTCTACAAATATTCAAAAGGCAAAATGTTTACACAGGCGCTGCAGTATGTAACGATTCCTCCTGGCGAAAGCAAAACCTACGAGGAGACATGGGACATGAAATCAGCAGGAAGCCTGCAGGCGGGAGACTATACGGTGACCGCCCAGTTTGCCGGAAAAGCTGAAGGAGCCAAGCCTCTTCAGGAAGTCAAAACATTTACAGTTTCAGAATAA